One Saccharomyces mikatae IFO 1815 strain IFO1815 genome assembly, chromosome: 16 genomic region harbors:
- the SMKI16G3430 gene encoding uncharacterized protein (COS family): MKDTNIEDEKSMGLSSPKHLESQETVLPQDIFRNKFTWYSYEIYKSLAFRIWLLLWLPLSVWWKMSTDWVYPFLTSIFLLLGLFFPLLTQSLSHDRALSKQLTEFSKIITKNAPSMNTDDWKSVAANFNSYLYESKAWNTRHFFFDVWDCQESFRRNILEPFFLQKDEAARIKSFKESVPYIEEAVQTYFAEVDKRWKLFNSEKSWSPVNLENAQLPKETHRFKLTWFLKRIFNISLLKPFLIFLLSIYWSLRMFRLLRTLYLGWMFFMMVEGFPNLRVSLMGMEHKMQFLSTIINEQKAGANGWEEIAKKMNRYLFEKKVWKNEEFFFDGTDCERFFSGRFYHLLSSKKSRWPVLRPYIKEAQASRSDNF; encoded by the coding sequence ATGAAAGATACTAATATTGAAGACGAGAAGAGCATGGGGTTATCATCTCCCAAACATCTCGAATCCCAGGAGACTGTCCTACCTCAAGAtatttttagaaataaaTTCACCTGGTACTCGTATGAGATCTATAAGTCCTTAGCATTTCGTATCTGGCTGCTATTATGGTTGCCACTTAGTGTTTGGTGGAAAATGTCCACCGATTGGGTTTATCCATTTTtaacttcaatttttctgttgCTAGGGCTATTTTTTCCACTTCTTACTCAATCGCTATCTCATGACCGTGCCTTATCAAAACAACTTACcgaattttccaaaataatTACCAAGAATGCGCCAAGTATGAACACTGATGATTGGAAAAGTGTTGCAGCAAATTTCAATTCGTATTTGTATGAGAGCAAAGCTTGGAATACCAGgcacttcttttttgatgtCTGGGACTGCCAAGAATCATTCAGAAGAAACATTCTTGAACCGttctttttgcaaaaagatgaagctGCAAGGATTAAGTCATTCAAGGAATCCGTTCCTTACATCGAAGAGGCCGTGCAGACTTATTTTGCGGAAGTTGACAAACGGTGGAAGTTGTTTAATAGTGAGAAATCATGGAGCCCCGTTAACCTGGAAAACGCTCAGCTTCCCAAGGAAACTCATCGGTTTAAGCTTACTTGGTTTTTAAAGAggattttcaatatttctttattaaaaCCattccttatttttttgttatctATATATTGGTCACTGAGAATGTTCCGACTATTACGCACCTTGTATCTCGGGTGGATGTTTTTCATGATGGTAGAAGGTTTCCCAAATCTAAGGGTTTCGCTGATGGGCATGGAACACAAAATGCAATTTTTGTCAACGATTATAAATGAGCAGAAGGCTGGTGCTAATGGTTGGGAAGAAattgcaaagaaaatgaatagATACttgtttgaaaagaaagtctGGAAGAACGAagagtttttctttgacgGGACTGATTGTGAACGCTTTTTTAGCGGCAGATTCTACCACCTTctatcttcaaaaaaatccagGTGGCCTGTACTAAGGCCATACATTAAAGAAGCACAAGCATCTCGTAGTGACAATTTTTAA